The following coding sequences are from one Biomphalaria glabrata chromosome 8, xgBioGlab47.1, whole genome shotgun sequence window:
- the LOC129927735 gene encoding uncharacterized protein LOC129927735 has protein sequence MVLITFMLLVGRKSNDKSRSFFKDKNFKQLIKRKSRSFFQDKNLKQLIKRKSRSFFQDKNLKQLIKRKSRSFFKDKNFKQLIKRKSRSFFKDKNFKQLIKRKSRSFFQDKNLKQLIKRKSRSFFKDKNFKQLIKRKSRSFFKDKNFKQLIKRKSRSFFKDKNFKQLIKRKSRSFFQDKNLKQLIKRKSRSFFKDKNLKQLIKRKSRSFFQDKNLKQLIKRKSRSFFQDKNLKQLIKRKSRSFFQDKNFKQLIKRKSRSFFQDKNFKQLIKRKSRSFFQDKNFKQLIKRKSRSFFQDKNFKQLIKRKSRSFFQDKNFKQLIKRKSRSFFQDKNFKQLIKRKSRSFFQDKNFKQLIKRKSRSFFQDKNFKQLIKRKSRSFFQDKNFKQLIKRKSRSFFQDKNFKQLIKRKSRSFFQDKNLKQLIKHVHQLQDVHQLQDVHHLQDVHQLQDVHQLQDVHQLQDVHQLQDVHQLQDVHQLQDVHQLQDVHQLQDVHQLQDVHQLQDVHQLQDVHHLQDVHHLQDVHQLQDVHQLQDVHQLQDVHQLQDVHQLQDVHQLQDVHQLQDVHQLQDVHQLQDVHQLQDVHQLQDVHQLQDVHQLQDVHQLQDVLNSQMNKLENDSHQSYKIISFHFFLSCIVSLFWMAEFTMHCYSSYSLMIAFVIASIMRIDTPVSSISVYLK, from the exons ATGGTGTTAATAACGTTTATGTTACTCGTGGGTAGAAAGAG CAACGATAAATCTAGAAGCTTCTTCAAAGataaaaacttcaaacaactgaTCAAACGTAAATCTAGAAGCTTCTTCCAAGATAAAAACTTGAAACAACTGATCAAACGTAAATCTAGAAGCTTCTTCCAAGATAAAAACTTGAAACAACTGATCAAACGTAAATCTAGAAGCTTCTTCAAAGataaaaacttcaaacaactgaTCAAACGTAAATCTAGAAGCTTCTTCAAAGataaaaacttcaaacaactgaTCAAACGTAAATCTAGAAGCTTCTTCCAAGATAAAAACTTGAAACAACTGATCAAACGTAAATCTAGAAGCTTCTTCAAAGataaaaacttcaaacaactgaTCAAACGTAAATCTAGAAGCTTCTTCAAAGataaaaacttcaaacaactgaTCAAACGTAAATCTAGAAGCTTCTTCAAAGataaaaacttcaaacaactgaTCAAACGTAAATCTAGAAGCTTCTTCCAAGATAAAAACTTGAAACAACTGATCAAACGTAAATCTAGAAGCTTCTTCAAAGATAAAAACTTGAAACAACTGATCAAACGTAAATCTAGAAGCTTCTTCCAAGATAAAAACTTGAAACAACTGATCAAACGTAAATCTAGAAGCTTCTTCCAAGATAAAAACTTGAAACAACTGATCAAACGTAAATCTAGAAGCTTCTTCCAAGataaaaacttcaaacaactgaTCAAACGTAAATCTAGAAGCTTCTTCCAAGataaaaacttcaaacaactgaTCAAACGTAAATCTAGAAGTTTCTTCCAAGataaaaacttcaaacaactgaTCAAACGTAAATCTAGAAGCTTCTTCCAAGataaaaacttcaaacaactgaTCAAACGTAAATCTAGAAGCTTCTTCCAAGataaaaacttcaaacaactgaTCAAACGTAAATCTAGAAGCTTCTTCCAAGataaaaacttcaaacaactgaTCAAACGTAAATCTAGAAGCTTCTTCCAAGataaaaacttcaaacaactgaTCAAACGTAAATCTAGAAGCTTCTTCCAAGataaaaacttcaaacaactgaTCAAACGTAAATCTAGAAGCTTCTTCCAAGataaaaacttcaaacaactgaTCAAACGTAAATCTAGAAGCTTCTTCCAAGataaaaacttcaaacaactgaTCAAACGTAAATCTAGAAGTTTCTTCCAAGATAAAAACTTGAAACAACTGATCAAAC ATGTCCATCAGTTACAAGATGTTCATCAGTTACAAGATGTCCATCATTTACAAGATGTCCATCAGTTACAAGATGTCCATCAGTTACAAGATGTCCATCAGTTACAAGATGTCCATCAGTTACAAGATGTCCATCAGTTACAAGATGTCCATCAGTTACAAGATGTCCATCAGTTACAAGATGTCCATCAGTTACAAGATGTCCATCAGTTACAAGATGTCCATCAATTACAAGATGTTCATCAGTTACAAGATGTCCATCATTTACAAGATGTCCATCATTTACAAGATGTCCATCAGTTACAAGATGTCCATCAGTTACAAGATGTCCATCAGTTACAAGATGTCCATCAGTTACAAGATGTCCATCAGTTACAAGATGTCCATCAGTTACAAGATGTTCATCAGTTACAAGATGTCCATCAGTTACAAGATGTCCATCAGTTACAAGATGTCCATCAGTTACAAGATGTCCATCAGTTACAAGATGTCCATCAGTTACAAGATGTCCATCAGTTACAAGATGTCCATCAGTTACAAGATGTATTAAACAGCCAAATGAACAAATTAGAAAACGATTCACATCAAAGCTACAAAATAATTTCCTTTCATTTTTTCTTGTCCTGTATCGTTTCTTTGTTCTGGATGGCAGAATTTACTATGCATTGTTACAGTTCATATTCCCTCATGATTGCATTTGTAATTGCATCAATCATGAGAATCGATACCCCTGTTTCATCCATCTCGGTGTATTTGAAGTGA